The Desulfatibacillum aliphaticivorans DSM 15576 genome has a segment encoding these proteins:
- a CDS encoding metallophosphoesterase family protein: MRLAIISDTHFGDPACGLVSEGVLNGKRFADFKEAALKGEEPLDFLVLVGDVFDFAIASYEEAYDNAKVFFQAVNGQIKGKEKQPPMARQIIYVPGNHDGDFAHLVDYEVNVIKKIRKCEPPLSLDRSMPGVLDDRPDAPQKMQAIRAKEAEVQDSQQTFSDGRPIKLHSFFWPKKKPLWFHDEKARMENAAKTGELKDMRDGIFLDRLFCDSDNDSPPEAPKVWVCYPNLYLVIPENKKEGKEEECVLITHGHYFETFWALGGQVGLDLVKDDLREDDESKPPVYSDKVYETFLGQADSAGMNFPLNQLSCTGIGQAAPLTKVVRDVQKDVKRNEPARLDKYISRLPASLTKRFDLGFAVSAALKLMVAAIRPIARKAVKNFQDSRGNSQFLNDKLNQVRVGSYYLSCLQEIKTINNQFYDDDKKSRIQAPKRMIWGHTHEPTGWKDGDGLPFPKPIQGRRLITHNCGGWLEDDKQITPAEVFHYSTDKGFCSTRVK, from the coding sequence ATGCGTCTGGCCATCATTTCGGACACTCATTTTGGAGATCCCGCGTGCGGTCTGGTGAGCGAGGGAGTTTTAAACGGGAAGCGCTTCGCCGATTTTAAGGAAGCGGCGCTGAAAGGAGAGGAGCCGCTGGACTTTCTGGTTTTAGTGGGGGACGTTTTTGACTTCGCCATCGCCTCGTATGAGGAAGCCTATGACAACGCCAAGGTGTTTTTCCAGGCGGTGAACGGACAAATAAAGGGGAAAGAAAAGCAGCCGCCCATGGCCCGGCAAATCATTTACGTTCCCGGCAACCACGACGGCGATTTCGCCCATCTGGTGGATTACGAAGTGAACGTGATCAAAAAAATCCGCAAGTGCGAGCCTCCTTTATCCCTGGACCGCTCCATGCCGGGGGTTCTGGACGACAGGCCCGATGCGCCCCAAAAAATGCAAGCGATTCGGGCCAAAGAAGCCGAGGTGCAGGATTCACAGCAAACATTCTCTGACGGACGGCCCATAAAGCTGCATTCCTTTTTCTGGCCTAAAAAGAAGCCCTTATGGTTTCACGATGAAAAAGCGCGTATGGAAAATGCGGCGAAAACAGGCGAGCTTAAAGATATGCGGGACGGCATTTTTTTGGACAGGCTGTTTTGCGACTCGGACAACGACTCCCCCCCTGAAGCCCCCAAGGTGTGGGTGTGCTATCCCAACCTTTATTTAGTCATCCCCGAAAATAAAAAAGAGGGGAAGGAGGAGGAATGCGTGCTCATCACCCACGGCCATTATTTTGAAACATTCTGGGCCTTGGGCGGCCAGGTGGGCCTGGATCTGGTCAAGGATGATTTGAGGGAAGACGATGAAAGCAAGCCGCCCGTATATTCTGACAAGGTCTATGAAACTTTTTTGGGCCAGGCTGACAGCGCGGGCATGAACTTTCCTTTAAACCAGCTTTCATGCACGGGCATAGGCCAGGCGGCCCCTCTGACTAAGGTGGTCCGTGACGTGCAAAAGGACGTCAAAAGGAACGAGCCCGCACGCCTTGACAAGTATATTTCCCGCTTGCCCGCCTCTTTGACCAAAAGGTTCGACCTGGGATTCGCCGTAAGCGCCGCTCTAAAATTAATGGTCGCCGCTATTCGCCCCATAGCTAGAAAGGCCGTGAAAAATTTCCAGGATTCCCGAGGGAACAGTCAATTCCTCAACGACAAGCTCAATCAGGTCCGGGTGGGAAGCTATTACCTCTCCTGTCTCCAGGAGATCAAGACCATCAATAATCAATTTTATGATGATGATAAAAAAAGCAGAATCCAAGCGCCCAAAAGAATGATCTGGGGCCACACCCACGAGCCCACAGGCTGGAAGGACGGCGATGGCCTGCCCTTTCCCAAGCCCATCCAGGGAAGGCGCCTGATAACCCACAACTGCGGCGGCTGGCTGGAAGATGATAAACAGATTACTCCGGCCGAGGTCTTTCACTATTCCACGGATAAGGGGTTTTGCTCTACCAGGGTGAAATAG
- a CDS encoding C-GCAxxG-C-C family protein → MTDWEKQAMEFFDNGFNCAQGVLIMQSETLGLDKETAARIASAFGGGVSRTGNVCGAVAGALMALGMQFGNQAPNDKVARERAYDKADQFIARFTESCGSIICRDLLGLDLSQPGMLEKAREENIFHDKCPRYVALAAEIAEAMLAEGK, encoded by the coding sequence ATGACCGATTGGGAAAAACAAGCCATGGAGTTTTTCGACAACGGCTTCAACTGCGCCCAGGGCGTGCTCATTATGCAATCCGAAACCCTGGGCCTGGACAAGGAAACCGCGGCGCGCATCGCCTCGGCCTTCGGCGGAGGCGTCAGCCGGACCGGCAACGTGTGCGGCGCCGTCGCCGGGGCGCTCATGGCCCTGGGCATGCAATTCGGCAATCAGGCTCCCAATGATAAAGTCGCCAGGGAAAGAGCTTATGACAAGGCGGACCAGTTTATCGCCCGTTTTACGGAATCCTGCGGCTCCATCATATGCCGGGACCTTTTGGGCCTGGACTTGAGCCAGCCCGGCATGCTGGAAAAAGCCCGGGAGGAAAATATCTTTCATGACAAATGTCCGCGTTACGTGGCCCTGGCTGCGGAAATTGCGGAAGCCATGCTGGCCGAGGGAAAATAG
- a CDS encoding TetR/AcrR family transcriptional regulator codes for MKISIPGKNKKCSKDRWRGEGSKGAATRKMIIAAGRRVFRSHPYHTASFRMIAQEGGFSFTLINHYFTKAELFESVVEEVMEELLAASKTWMEGLDAMPAEKGLSLFLDRVLAYLFDNPDPVLLLMQNVAEGDKDGEIPGFDRFSAYVSEAKDMIIQVAPGEYDSDRAVWWVYSMINLMIVYIGASSYHAKVLGVAPRSPEYKNWIKQSLMYLFLPRLERSVKSKK; via the coding sequence ATGAAGATTTCCATCCCCGGTAAAAATAAAAAATGCAGCAAAGACCGCTGGCGCGGCGAGGGATCCAAAGGGGCCGCCACCCGCAAGATGATCATTGCGGCGGGCCGCCGCGTGTTCCGCTCCCATCCTTATCATACGGCCAGCTTTCGGATGATCGCTCAGGAGGGGGGATTCAGCTTCACCCTCATCAATCATTATTTCACCAAAGCCGAGTTATTCGAGTCCGTGGTGGAAGAGGTCATGGAAGAGCTTCTGGCCGCCTCCAAAACCTGGATGGAAGGCCTGGACGCCATGCCCGCGGAAAAAGGCCTGTCCCTGTTTCTGGACCGGGTCCTGGCCTACCTGTTCGACAACCCCGATCCCGTGCTGCTGCTCATGCAAAACGTGGCCGAAGGAGACAAGGACGGCGAAATTCCGGGATTCGACCGGTTTTCCGCCTATGTGTCGGAAGCCAAGGACATGATCATCCAGGTGGCGCCCGGCGAGTACGATTCCGACCGGGCCGTGTGGTGGGTCTACAGCATGATCAATTTGATGATCGTGTATATTGGCGCGTCTTCCTATCACGCCAAGGTTCTGGGCGTGGCGCCCCGCAGCCCGGAGTATAAAAACTGGATCAAGCAAAGCCTCATGTATTTGTTTCTGCCCCGCCTGGAAAGAAGCGTTAAATCAAAAAAGTAA
- a CDS encoding 4Fe-4S dicluster-binding protein translates to MSDDVYKKLAKVLDTLPNGFPAAEDGLEIKILKKIFEPDEADLFCDLRLKFESPEQIAERTGRPVEGLDEKLTAMWKHGQVMGIDFGEVRVFKMLPWVFGIFEFQIDRMDREFVELCHAYEPHFGKQFFETGPPLMHVAPVEKDIHADHISLHYQQISSIIEKGQSFAVSECICKKEMDMLDNPCKKLTEVCMAIAPVPGVFDGYHWGRPITKDEAKELLVKTEESGLVHLSWNMQDGHFFICNCCGCCCGVLRSINDMGIPAGKVVNSHFVAVIDPDECVACGVCADERCQVRAIEEGDDAYRVKPEACIGCGLCVSTCPSEAISLIRKPEEECEIPPANEDAWFEARAKARGVDFSAYK, encoded by the coding sequence ATGAGCGACGACGTATACAAAAAACTGGCCAAAGTATTGGACACCCTTCCCAACGGCTTTCCCGCCGCGGAAGACGGCTTGGAAATCAAAATCCTGAAAAAAATCTTCGAGCCGGACGAAGCCGATCTTTTTTGCGACCTGCGCCTGAAATTCGAAAGTCCCGAGCAAATCGCCGAACGCACCGGCCGCCCGGTGGAAGGCCTGGACGAAAAACTGACCGCCATGTGGAAACACGGTCAGGTCATGGGCATCGACTTCGGCGAGGTGCGCGTATTCAAGATGCTGCCCTGGGTCTTCGGCATTTTCGAGTTCCAGATCGACCGCATGGACCGGGAGTTCGTGGAGCTTTGCCATGCCTACGAACCCCACTTCGGCAAGCAGTTTTTCGAAACCGGGCCTCCGCTCATGCACGTGGCGCCCGTGGAAAAGGACATCCACGCCGATCATATTTCCCTGCATTACCAGCAGATTTCCAGCATCATAGAAAAAGGCCAATCCTTCGCCGTTTCCGAATGCATCTGCAAAAAGGAAATGGACATGCTGGACAACCCCTGCAAAAAGCTCACGGAAGTCTGCATGGCCATTGCTCCGGTGCCCGGCGTATTCGATGGATACCATTGGGGCCGCCCCATCACCAAGGACGAAGCCAAGGAGCTTTTGGTCAAGACCGAAGAAAGCGGCCTGGTGCATCTTTCATGGAACATGCAGGACGGGCATTTCTTCATCTGCAATTGCTGCGGCTGCTGCTGCGGCGTCTTAAGAAGCATCAACGACATGGGCATTCCCGCCGGCAAGGTGGTCAACTCCCACTTTGTCGCCGTGATCGACCCGGACGAATGCGTGGCGTGCGGCGTATGCGCGGACGAACGCTGCCAGGTGCGGGCCATTGAAGAGGGCGACGACGCCTATCGGGTCAAGCCCGAAGCCTGCATCGGCTGCGGCCTTTGCGTGTCCACCTGTCCGTCCGAAGCCATTTCCCTGATTCGCAAGCCCGAAGAGGAATGCGAAATTCCTCCGGCCAACGAAGACGCCTGGTTCGAGGCCAGGGCAAAGGCCCGGGGAGTGGATTTTTCCGCCTATAAATAG
- a CDS encoding citrate synthase, with amino-acid sequence MEEMAKITIGDETFELPVIVGTEGERAIDIQSLRKRTGLITYDPGFNNTGSCKSAITFMDGENGVLRYRGIPVEQLAEKSTFVETAYLLINGRLPEQKELTRFSVLLNDHSMVHEDMRTFFENFPRGAHPMGILSAMVNALRFFYPQLEGLSETEELDIIVTRLISKVRTMAAMSYKISLGHKVVYPKPDLCYCANFLNMMFDSPVKPYNLDPDFIRALNVLWILHGDHEQNCSTSAVRLVGSARVNLYASISAGISALWGRLHGGANQAVIRMMEEIHAAGGDVKPFVARARDKNDNFRLMGFGHSVYKTYDPRAKIIKKMADTVQAKLDKSDPLLDIARELEEVALKDPYFIDHNLYPNVDFYSGIVMRAMGIPTEMFTVMFAIGRLPGWIAQWKECFDSPRWKLSRPRQIYIGNNVRDYTPIEARTKTML; translated from the coding sequence ATGGAAGAAATGGCAAAAATCACAATAGGAGATGAGACGTTCGAGTTGCCTGTCATCGTGGGGACGGAAGGCGAAAGGGCCATCGATATTCAATCGCTGCGCAAGCGCACCGGCCTGATCACTTACGACCCCGGCTTCAATAATACCGGAAGCTGCAAAAGCGCCATCACCTTTATGGACGGCGAAAATGGCGTGCTACGCTACCGCGGCATTCCCGTAGAGCAACTTGCAGAAAAATCCACCTTTGTGGAAACCGCATACCTGCTGATTAACGGCCGGCTGCCCGAACAAAAGGAACTGACCCGTTTTTCCGTGCTGCTTAACGACCATTCCATGGTCCATGAAGACATGCGGACGTTTTTTGAGAATTTTCCGCGCGGCGCCCATCCCATGGGAATTCTTTCCGCCATGGTGAACGCCCTGCGCTTTTTCTATCCTCAGTTGGAAGGCTTGTCCGAGACCGAGGAACTGGATATTATCGTCACCCGGCTGATTTCCAAGGTCAGGACCATGGCAGCCATGTCCTACAAGATTTCCCTGGGCCACAAGGTGGTCTATCCTAAGCCGGATCTGTGCTATTGCGCAAACTTCCTGAACATGATGTTTGACTCCCCCGTCAAGCCTTATAACCTGGACCCGGATTTTATTCGCGCCCTGAACGTGCTTTGGATTCTCCACGGAGACCATGAGCAAAACTGCAGCACCTCGGCCGTTCGCCTGGTGGGCAGCGCGCGAGTCAACCTGTACGCCTCCATTTCCGCAGGCATCTCCGCCCTGTGGGGACGCCTCCACGGCGGCGCCAACCAGGCCGTTATCCGCATGATGGAGGAAATCCACGCAGCGGGCGGCGACGTAAAGCCCTTTGTGGCGCGGGCCAGGGATAAAAACGACAACTTCCGCCTCATGGGATTCGGCCACAGCGTGTACAAGACCTACGATCCCAGAGCGAAAATCATCAAGAAGATGGCCGACACGGTTCAGGCCAAGCTGGACAAGAGCGACCCCCTGCTGGACATCGCCAGGGAACTGGAGGAGGTGGCCTTGAAGGATCCTTACTTCATCGACCACAACCTGTACCCCAACGTGGATTTTTACTCCGGCATCGTCATGCGGGCCATGGGCATTCCCACGGAGATGTTCACGGTTATGTTCGCCATCGGCAGGCTGCCCGGCTGGATCGCCCAGTGGAAGGAATGCTTTGACAGCCCCCGCTGGAAGCTGTCCAGGCCCCGCCAGATATACATCGGCAACAATGTCAGGGACTACACGCCCATTGAAGCGCGCACCAAAACCATGCTCTAA
- a CDS encoding ParM/StbA family protein, giving the protein MDVLGIDIGFGFTKATNGKEFLMFKSLLGEAAEIPFRANLANSSFTENLHVTVDEQTFFVGDFAERQSGVRQSTLDQDLLVQEFAKVLALTAAGIFSEKYAPMNVVSGLPVGYFTEYKEAFVKAILGHHTVNYHKADGSVVTRRININRVRMIPQPMGSVLNLLMDERGRITDRDLAGKKVGVVDVGFKTTDFIIFDKLQFITRGSRTIDTGISDIFRTIANKLRKQVDVSLELYRLYDPVSKGSIRIRGQELELAEIRDHVYAQAAGEIADEINQIWADDWDMDTVVLTGGGGMELAKHLQPLIAGNVVGIPNDVDARLNNVQGYLKFARHLWEKDEPPVVREESAE; this is encoded by the coding sequence ATGGACGTTCTCGGCATTGATATAGGTTTTGGGTTTACAAAAGCAACCAACGGCAAGGAATTCCTTATGTTTAAATCCCTGCTGGGGGAGGCCGCCGAAATCCCCTTTCGGGCCAATCTTGCCAATTCCTCCTTTACGGAAAACCTGCATGTGACCGTGGACGAACAAACCTTTTTTGTGGGCGATTTCGCGGAACGCCAGTCCGGCGTGCGTCAATCCACCCTGGATCAGGACCTGCTGGTTCAGGAGTTCGCCAAGGTTCTGGCCCTGACCGCGGCCGGCATTTTCTCCGAAAAATACGCGCCCATGAACGTGGTTTCCGGCCTGCCCGTGGGATATTTCACCGAATACAAGGAGGCTTTCGTCAAAGCCATCCTGGGCCATCATACGGTCAATTATCATAAGGCGGACGGCTCCGTGGTGACCCGGCGCATCAACATCAACCGGGTGCGTATGATTCCCCAGCCCATGGGCAGCGTGCTCAACCTCCTCATGGACGAACGCGGCCGGATTACGGACAGGGACCTTGCCGGCAAAAAGGTGGGCGTGGTGGACGTGGGATTCAAAACCACGGACTTCATCATTTTTGACAAACTCCAGTTCATCACCCGGGGAAGCCGGACCATCGACACGGGCATCTCCGACATCTTCCGCACCATCGCCAACAAACTCCGCAAGCAGGTGGACGTCAGCCTGGAGCTTTACCGCCTGTACGATCCCGTTTCCAAGGGAAGCATTCGCATTCGCGGGCAGGAGCTGGAGTTGGCCGAGATTCGGGATCACGTCTACGCTCAGGCGGCCGGCGAGATCGCGGACGAGATCAATCAAATCTGGGCCGACGATTGGGACATGGACACCGTGGTTCTTACGGGCGGCGGCGGCATGGAGCTGGCCAAGCACCTTCAGCCTTTGATCGCCGGCAACGTGGTGGGAATCCCCAACGACGTGGACGCGCGTTTGAACAACGTCCAGGGCTACCTCAAGTTCGCCCGGCATTTATGGGAAAAGGACGAGCCCCCTGTAGTCCGGGAGGAAAGCGCGGAGTAG